A region from the Geobacter benzoatilyticus genome encodes:
- a CDS encoding FtsK/SpoIIIE domain-containing protein has protein sequence MPIPNDQIQYQAADLEQAGITYTDRIVGTVAFRLTAARFTPLLEDSEFNGAFFVLSGFTGAQLAGFIQAAQHTGTYWGHLRIGFPASELTGYNIPEECLVQTSAVSVRNADRQGKIVITTDSEPDVGSSLSNKITIKADQLKEADEAPAHWIHVVSDVIGLALPPEPAKQVGAMIKGLFECGRFPIGTAARYILQVLSSYKDGTPLLRASGMHLPALDLPLFEDCFMSLGSVKSGQPSQWRKLFEDHQKQDCYLNKRYPTGLLLDPDHLRKNLNSLRNDNAGPNIPDNVLDAFAVYIEAEGTRSQATETFLFGHDWSIVRNCFDKQRKTTSRSFVEKTRKILEVCGITPTDDDEAVLKALEQNPRKSGGATDEYREFFETYSDDISHDPKLLFDWEDFVYGQRIICSDLFEGILDCLQRTLRLRTPDQAAWLVIQGVRQQKPLHFASANRQACEYFERHYGKLPEHSKQLIRFEKTNLPVYSSEVRPKLDSAPKTRKAGGRTTPNSFEFQVTLFERLGGNETRVATLPLIWMFPKDSVLAQEGADLDALCRYQKRTRTAFAEGLANYETVGRKGIPLMLSLNSVQGFASPPGASGRGRFIPAQTRINSLAAEFTTIIDQSESNRSLPEEIAKGLRTAFSDFNNVYGSAVESLAYDALERKYATGTAAAYRGLLSLIRTVPNENIRYRILRTVLRIGTVTVAESGHRPKVAVVCPWHPVRMEAAAARNEQLLDTITGLLTEREIVFSDGTAGTLFFREMREMLNYPLEPEIAVCWENMEPLMRVATQSIGAYTLHEPVDLGVASRSLEDNAAESAKTILGEIQEYLRLQPHERDNLSVLLYNCDSPELPSTLVECLNKLNRESKDGAVTCHVLLMHHDETHLRHLYRDLVARSDNDTEDSVETTGDFLSKVRINIAAASRLRREGRSQPVDIAYCRDLLSAEAKTEWVWIDRDRHTVPPVNHRPHQWNRLRPFREGDRIVRVLLCCPAHTETGWSYLHAIASMCTNGADIAWANMQCPVPMRTLNFDNHGVDRILRETHDLAVWVVNQDELLDRRLLEQKQVKVIRYIQSTTQGRNLIISSKARDTLLVNTLKERLRTILPFDTTDAVIQSLVKRLLDDANGISGGLVLKAARRANNTNELFGMVLSRYLIQSELGYDRAAAWCFLDDFSNWLGKKEGTNIADLLVLAPKWQPDGTPHLDIIVTEAKFVTYEGVSAAARTSEKQLSDTLIQISEALIPEPSPFDQQVWLARISDMILSRTTGTLGQGEPGSFEPEKWRSMVRNRECTFSIWGYSHVFIHSPMDLDAPVSVCKGIETQRGKTKVQALQEVFGPDLTRSILLQMNEDKHDETRLVRTQLGHPGFNASLVRKLSSEKPEVFKPQEGSSDGLSSVTPNETLPLEVVSAGQSEPREPTQSLQGIVPSAVVGEEQAQRPILLEGDLRKDLNEYLIQCASKATASIEEGQLWLEKTTADLRSALLARGLSAKLAEDFKPILTPNAAIIKLQGAKDMTVQAVEAKAEEIFTSSGIHIISVMPESGRVSISIARPDRQILHYAQVLVELFKSSPDITYREQLLVGIREEDGRPMFLDPLKQPHTLVAGITGSGKSVLIQNLILYIALTKSPDEAHIHLIDAKFGVDYRPLDLLPHVAAGSQTIIDEPTAAIVTLEELVGEMDRRYQLFKEAKVKDYRDYRKATGQVLPTLWVIHDEFADWMQTDDYADRVPDLVGRLSIKARAAGIFLIFAAQRPDNTVMPMQLRSQLGNRLILKVDSPGTSEVSMGEKNAGAEKLLGQGHMLVKTGDTPHPIFVQVPYLDMSEVPRIVQLLRLIHGLRPSEELPWP, from the coding sequence ATGCCGATACCTAATGACCAAATTCAGTACCAAGCTGCGGACCTGGAACAGGCCGGAATAACTTATACCGACCGCATTGTCGGGACTGTTGCCTTTCGGTTAACGGCAGCAAGATTCACTCCGTTACTTGAAGACTCCGAGTTCAACGGTGCTTTCTTCGTTCTTTCGGGCTTCACTGGGGCGCAACTCGCAGGATTCATTCAAGCTGCGCAGCACACAGGCACGTATTGGGGGCATCTTCGCATCGGCTTCCCGGCTTCCGAACTGACAGGCTACAACATACCAGAAGAATGCCTCGTTCAGACCTCTGCTGTCAGTGTACGTAATGCAGACCGTCAAGGCAAAATTGTTATTACCACAGACAGCGAACCGGATGTAGGTTCATCTCTCAGCAACAAGATCACGATTAAGGCGGATCAGCTCAAGGAAGCAGATGAAGCACCAGCGCACTGGATTCATGTAGTTTCCGACGTAATTGGGCTGGCGCTCCCGCCAGAGCCTGCCAAGCAGGTTGGGGCCATGATAAAGGGCCTTTTTGAGTGTGGTCGGTTCCCAATTGGCACAGCTGCAAGATATATCCTACAGGTGCTTTCCTCATATAAGGATGGGACTCCTTTGCTAAGAGCCTCTGGAATGCATCTCCCTGCTTTGGATCTGCCCCTTTTTGAAGATTGTTTTATGTCCCTGGGATCAGTGAAGTCCGGGCAACCATCGCAATGGCGCAAGCTCTTCGAAGATCATCAGAAACAGGATTGTTATCTCAACAAACGATACCCAACCGGGCTGCTCTTAGATCCTGACCATCTCCGTAAGAATCTTAACAGCCTGCGTAACGACAACGCGGGCCCAAATATACCGGACAATGTCCTCGATGCTTTTGCCGTTTACATTGAAGCGGAGGGTACTCGCAGCCAAGCTACCGAAACTTTTCTTTTCGGGCACGACTGGTCGATAGTCCGTAACTGTTTTGATAAACAACGGAAAACCACATCCCGGTCATTTGTTGAAAAAACCCGCAAAATCCTTGAAGTCTGTGGCATCACTCCAACTGATGACGATGAAGCCGTCCTGAAGGCTCTCGAACAAAACCCTCGGAAAAGCGGAGGGGCCACCGACGAATACCGTGAATTTTTCGAAACCTACTCCGACGACATTTCGCATGACCCCAAGTTGCTTTTCGACTGGGAGGATTTTGTCTACGGTCAGCGGATTATCTGCTCCGACCTTTTTGAAGGGATACTTGATTGTCTTCAAAGAACGTTGCGGCTCCGTACGCCCGATCAGGCCGCGTGGCTGGTTATCCAGGGAGTCCGTCAGCAAAAGCCGTTGCACTTTGCCTCAGCCAATCGCCAAGCATGTGAGTATTTTGAGCGTCACTATGGAAAGTTGCCAGAGCATTCGAAGCAACTGATACGGTTTGAGAAAACGAATCTTCCCGTTTACTCCTCGGAGGTCCGTCCGAAGCTTGATAGTGCTCCGAAAACAAGAAAAGCTGGCGGCCGGACTACCCCCAATAGTTTTGAATTCCAGGTAACCCTATTTGAGAGGCTGGGTGGCAATGAAACGCGTGTTGCCACTCTTCCTCTGATATGGATGTTTCCGAAGGATTCCGTCCTCGCTCAGGAGGGAGCAGATCTGGATGCTCTCTGTCGCTATCAGAAGAGGACTCGGACAGCGTTTGCGGAAGGGCTTGCGAATTATGAGACCGTAGGGAGGAAAGGTATCCCATTGATGCTGTCTCTCAACTCGGTTCAGGGATTCGCCTCACCTCCCGGAGCGTCAGGCCGTGGCAGGTTTATTCCAGCACAGACGAGGATTAATTCTTTAGCCGCCGAGTTCACTACTATTATCGATCAGTCAGAAAGTAACCGGTCCCTCCCTGAAGAGATCGCAAAGGGGTTGCGAACAGCGTTTTCTGATTTCAACAATGTCTATGGTAGCGCAGTAGAGTCCCTTGCTTATGACGCTCTCGAACGGAAGTATGCTACAGGGACGGCCGCTGCTTACCGCGGCCTGCTATCTCTGATCCGTACAGTACCGAATGAGAATATTCGTTACCGGATACTCCGGACCGTCCTTCGAATTGGCACGGTAACCGTGGCTGAGTCTGGCCACAGGCCAAAAGTGGCGGTTGTCTGCCCATGGCACCCAGTCCGTATGGAAGCAGCAGCCGCCAGGAATGAACAGTTATTAGACACAATCACTGGGTTGCTCACAGAGAGAGAGATTGTTTTTTCCGACGGTACTGCCGGTACCCTGTTCTTTCGTGAAATGCGGGAGATGTTGAACTATCCCCTTGAGCCCGAGATTGCCGTATGCTGGGAAAACATGGAACCGCTCATGCGTGTAGCAACCCAGTCCATCGGTGCTTACACCTTGCATGAGCCGGTTGATCTTGGAGTTGCAAGCCGTTCCCTCGAAGATAATGCGGCGGAATCAGCCAAAACGATCTTGGGGGAGATCCAGGAATATCTGAGGCTCCAACCTCATGAGCGGGATAACTTGTCTGTGTTGCTGTACAATTGCGATTCTCCTGAACTGCCCAGCACACTGGTTGAATGCCTCAATAAATTGAATCGAGAATCAAAGGATGGGGCGGTAACCTGTCATGTGTTACTTATGCACCATGACGAAACTCACCTGCGACATCTATATCGCGATCTCGTTGCCAGATCTGATAACGACACAGAAGATTCCGTCGAAACTACCGGTGATTTCCTTTCAAAGGTGCGCATCAATATCGCCGCGGCAAGCCGTTTGAGGCGCGAAGGCCGCTCACAACCGGTGGATATCGCATACTGCAGAGACTTGCTTTCCGCTGAGGCAAAAACAGAGTGGGTATGGATCGATCGTGATCGGCACACTGTACCGCCTGTCAATCATCGCCCACACCAATGGAACAGGCTGCGCCCCTTTCGCGAAGGAGACCGAATTGTTCGGGTGCTGCTCTGTTGTCCAGCTCACACGGAAACTGGTTGGTCTTACCTCCACGCAATTGCTTCAATGTGCACCAACGGTGCTGACATTGCATGGGCGAATATGCAGTGTCCGGTTCCCATGCGCACACTCAATTTCGACAATCATGGGGTCGATCGTATTCTGCGCGAGACACATGACCTGGCGGTTTGGGTCGTCAATCAGGACGAACTTCTTGATCGACGTCTTCTTGAGCAGAAGCAGGTAAAGGTAATCCGTTACATTCAAAGCACCACGCAGGGACGCAACCTCATCATTTCATCCAAAGCAAGAGACACACTCCTTGTTAACACCCTCAAGGAAAGACTTCGGACCATCTTGCCTTTCGACACAACGGATGCTGTTATACAGTCGCTGGTAAAACGCCTGCTGGACGACGCCAACGGTATCTCCGGTGGACTCGTTCTAAAGGCTGCCAGGCGTGCGAACAACACAAATGAACTATTCGGCATGGTCCTCTCCCGTTATCTTATTCAGTCTGAGTTGGGTTACGATCGTGCCGCTGCATGGTGCTTCCTCGATGATTTCAGTAATTGGCTTGGGAAAAAAGAAGGAACCAATATTGCCGACCTCCTTGTTCTGGCTCCCAAGTGGCAGCCAGACGGGACTCCGCATTTGGACATAATCGTTACTGAAGCCAAGTTCGTCACTTACGAGGGAGTATCAGCTGCGGCCAGGACTTCCGAGAAGCAGCTCTCCGACACCTTAATCCAGATATCCGAGGCACTCATTCCCGAACCAAGTCCTTTCGACCAGCAGGTTTGGTTGGCCCGCATCTCTGATATGATCCTTTCGCGCACCACTGGCACCCTTGGCCAGGGAGAGCCCGGCAGTTTTGAGCCTGAGAAATGGCGCTCTATGGTTCGCAACCGTGAATGCACCTTCAGCATATGGGGTTATTCCCATGTGTTCATCCACTCACCGATGGATCTTGATGCGCCTGTTTCGGTCTGCAAAGGAATAGAAACCCAAAGGGGAAAAACGAAGGTACAAGCCCTGCAGGAAGTCTTCGGTCCTGACCTTACCCGCTCGATTTTGCTTCAAATGAACGAGGATAAGCACGACGAGACTCGCCTTGTGCGGACCCAACTTGGGCATCCCGGTTTCAATGCAAGTCTTGTACGAAAATTGAGTTCTGAAAAACCCGAGGTCTTTAAGCCTCAGGAGGGTAGCTCCGATGGCTTGTCATCGGTAACACCAAACGAAACTTTGCCGCTGGAAGTGGTAAGTGCTGGCCAATCGGAACCCCGTGAACCCACACAGAGCCTTCAAGGCATAGTCCCTTCGGCTGTTGTCGGAGAGGAACAGGCACAACGTCCTATCCTTCTCGAAGGTGATCTGCGAAAGGATCTGAACGAATACCTCATTCAGTGTGCCAGCAAGGCAACCGCTTCAATCGAAGAAGGTCAGTTGTGGCTTGAGAAGACTACGGCGGATCTGCGCTCAGCGCTGTTGGCACGAGGGCTTTCAGCGAAGTTGGCTGAAGACTTCAAGCCAATCCTGACTCCTAATGCTGCTATCATAAAGTTGCAGGGGGCTAAGGATATGACTGTCCAGGCGGTTGAGGCCAAAGCAGAGGAAATCTTCACTTCAAGCGGTATTCATATCATCAGTGTCATGCCTGAATCTGGCAGAGTTTCGATCTCCATCGCAAGGCCTGATCGCCAGATTCTCCATTACGCACAAGTCCTCGTAGAGCTTTTCAAAAGTTCTCCTGATATTACGTATCGTGAGCAATTACTTGTCGGGATCCGTGAAGAAGATGGCCGGCCCATGTTCCTTGATCCGCTCAAACAGCCGCATACGCTGGTAGCAGGCATTACAGGTAGTGGAAAGTCAGTCCTCATCCAAAACCTTATTCTATACATTGCTCTAACGAAGTCTCCGGATGAGGCCCACATCCACCTCATTGATGCTAAGTTCGGGGTTGACTACCGGCCGCTTGATTTACTCCCACATGTTGCAGCAGGGTCACAAACCATAATCGATGAGCCAACAGCCGCTATTGTCACTCTGGAGGAGCTTGTCGGCGAAATGGACCGCCGCTACCAGCTCTTCAAGGAAGCCAAAGTCAAGGACTACCGTGACTACCGTAAGGCCACGGGTCAAGTCCTTCCGACCCTTTGGGTGATTCACGATGAGTTCGCTGATTGGATGCAAACGGATGATTACGCTGATCGCGTTCCTGACCTTGTCGGTAGACTCAGCATCAAAGCACGAGCTGCGGGAATTTTCCTTATCTTCGCTGCTCAGCGTCCGGACAACACCGTCATGCCGATGCAATTGCGCTCCCAGCTGGGAAATCGCCTCATACTTAAAGTCGATAGCCCTGGTACTTCCGAGGTCTCAATGGGCGAGAAAAACGCAGGAGCAGAAAAGCTCCTCGGCCAAGGTCACATGCTCGTTAAGACCGGAGATACACCGCACCCGATCTTCGTTCAAGTCCCTTATTTAGACATGTCAGAAGTACCAAGAATAGTCCAACTGCTGCGCCTAATACACGGGCTGCGTCCTTCGGAGGAACTTCCCTGGCCGTGA
- a CDS encoding DUF4007 family protein produces MQKNLNQTQQVQSERFSFSGHETFPLRVAWLPKAVSAVSKGMNPFSNPREGMRILGLGKNMVMSLECWGEYFGVVKRTDHSWQVTEFGEKVLGSNGKDPFLEDQRTLWLLHWMASTNSSRPFFAWHWLVNLYHEPEFTLNEALKAFQAESDTYSRPLSQTTLRQHLDVFLRTYVASDSVAGQLPEDMLDSPLSCLGFIRKFGERRGERGRDPLFSIDVRKKNSIPGGLFRFCLHDWWNRYVRDEKTVLFSDVAFGKCSPGRVFRMPEAEVRDRLVLLAQNRPKEFAVLEGANQRIVRRLQPSSDIKMLLEDAYMREA; encoded by the coding sequence ATGCAAAAAAATCTTAATCAAACACAGCAGGTGCAGTCGGAACGGTTTTCATTCTCAGGGCATGAGACTTTTCCGTTGCGAGTAGCTTGGCTTCCGAAAGCTGTGTCAGCAGTGTCAAAGGGAATGAATCCGTTTTCCAATCCACGAGAAGGAATGCGAATCTTGGGATTAGGGAAAAACATGGTCATGTCACTTGAGTGTTGGGGTGAATACTTTGGGGTGGTCAAACGCACGGATCATTCCTGGCAGGTGACCGAATTCGGAGAGAAAGTTCTTGGTTCAAACGGAAAAGATCCTTTTCTGGAAGACCAGCGTACGCTTTGGCTCCTCCACTGGATGGCTTCCACCAATTCCTCCCGACCATTCTTTGCGTGGCACTGGCTCGTCAATCTTTATCATGAGCCTGAGTTTACTTTGAACGAGGCATTGAAGGCATTTCAAGCGGAATCTGATACATACTCAAGGCCTTTGTCTCAGACCACGTTACGACAACATCTCGATGTATTTCTAAGAACATACGTAGCATCGGATAGCGTTGCAGGTCAACTGCCTGAGGATATGCTTGATAGTCCACTGTCATGTTTGGGTTTCATCCGAAAGTTCGGCGAGCGTCGCGGAGAACGTGGACGTGATCCACTTTTTTCCATCGACGTTCGTAAGAAGAATTCAATCCCAGGTGGACTGTTCAGGTTTTGCCTGCATGATTGGTGGAATCGGTATGTGAGAGACGAGAAGACAGTATTGTTCTCTGACGTTGCTTTTGGAAAATGTAGCCCTGGCCGCGTGTTTCGGATGCCAGAGGCGGAAGTTCGAGATCGCCTCGTTCTATTAGCTCAGAATAGGCCAAAGGAGTTTGCAGTGTTGGAAGGTGCAAACCAAAGAATTGTACGCCGGCTGCAACCATCGAGTGACATCAAGATGCTCTTGGAAGATGCTTATATGAGGGAGGCTTGA
- a CDS encoding IS630 family transposase: protein MKTTDARKLNQETQYELRKQVVRLKEKGELDNQAISEIVGLCSTYISTIWKKYQRGGLDAIKPGVRGRRHGEQRELTAMQEADIQKLLVDKTPDQLKLSFALWTRDAVRLAIKQHYGIDLPLRTITDYLKRWGFTPQKPTKRAYEQNPKAVQQWHETVYPQIQARAKQEKAEIHWGDETGIQNDAYNTKGFAPKGKTPVVRINATKSRVNMISSITNQGKVRFMMYRETMTAQVLIKFMSRLIKDAGRKVFLILDNLRVHHSKMVKDWLLENKDQIEVFYLPSYSPELNPDEYLNGDLKHCIRSGLPPRSEKELTKKTRSFMRKLQNRPQHVRNYFRHPKIAYAA from the coding sequence ATGAAAACTACAGATGCCCGCAAGCTAAATCAAGAAACACAGTATGAACTTCGCAAGCAAGTCGTTCGTCTCAAAGAAAAAGGCGAACTGGACAATCAAGCCATTTCAGAAATCGTCGGTTTGTGTTCAACCTACATCAGTACGATCTGGAAAAAGTACCAACGTGGCGGTCTGGATGCCATCAAGCCAGGGGTTCGTGGTCGCCGTCACGGGGAACAACGAGAACTGACAGCCATGCAAGAGGCTGATATCCAGAAGTTGCTAGTCGATAAGACGCCCGATCAGTTGAAATTGTCCTTCGCACTCTGGACCCGTGATGCCGTACGGTTGGCAATCAAGCAACATTACGGCATAGATTTGCCGCTACGAACCATCACCGACTATCTGAAGCGGTGGGGCTTTACCCCTCAGAAACCGACGAAAAGAGCCTACGAGCAAAACCCAAAGGCGGTTCAACAGTGGCATGAGACGGTCTACCCCCAGATTCAGGCCCGCGCCAAACAGGAAAAGGCCGAAATTCACTGGGGTGACGAGACCGGCATTCAGAACGATGCTTACAATACCAAAGGTTTTGCCCCCAAAGGGAAAACGCCAGTCGTGCGAATTAACGCCACGAAAAGCCGGGTCAACATGATCTCATCCATTACAAATCAGGGGAAAGTCCGGTTCATGATGTACCGGGAAACCATGACTGCCCAGGTGCTGATTAAATTCATGTCTCGGTTGATCAAGGATGCGGGCCGCAAGGTGTTTCTGATTTTGGACAACTTACGGGTGCACCACAGCAAAATGGTCAAAGACTGGCTGTTGGAGAACAAAGACCAAATCGAGGTCTTTTATCTCCCCTCGTACTCGCCGGAACTCAATCCCGATGAGTATCTCAATGGGGACCTCAAGCATTGTATCCGGTCTGGGCTTCCTCCTCGATCAGAGAAGGAACTGACCAAGAAAACCAGATCATTCATGCGAAAACTTCAAAATAGGCCACAACATGTCCGAAACTACTTCAGGCATCCAAAGATCGCCTATGCTGCCTGA
- a CDS encoding phosphoadenosine phosphosulfate reductase family protein, whose protein sequence is MALKMNLRLGTGMPNVNGQKKIRHILSLSGGKDSAALAIYMRDRIDGMEYIFHDSGKELPETYEYLERLEGYLGTKVVRTTFGTTFDDLLRRYGGILPSNHRRWCTKMMKLKPFEDYVGNDECVNYIGIRADEDRVGYISHKPNIIASFPFRDDGIAYEDVVRILMESGIGLPPYIEWGRSRSGCYFCFYQQKIEWVRLKQKHPEYYEMAKAYEKPNRVNGNVFFWCKEESLEDLEQPERMQQIIENWEKSQEKQRQRRKDVPLASILAGMEYEPPTREGCLICQL, encoded by the coding sequence ATGGCGCTGAAGATGAACCTTAGATTGGGGACGGGGATGCCTAACGTTAATGGACAGAAGAAGATAAGGCATATTCTAAGTCTTTCGGGAGGGAAGGACTCTGCAGCCCTCGCAATTTACATGCGCGATCGCATTGACGGGATGGAGTACATCTTCCATGACAGCGGCAAGGAACTTCCCGAAACATACGAATATTTGGAAAGGCTAGAAGGTTATCTGGGCACAAAGGTTGTCCGCACTACTTTTGGCACCACTTTTGACGACCTATTGAGGCGATACGGAGGCATACTCCCATCGAATCATAGACGGTGGTGCACGAAGATGATGAAACTCAAACCCTTTGAGGATTATGTCGGTAACGATGAGTGTGTAAATTATATTGGTATCCGAGCAGATGAGGACCGTGTTGGTTACATCAGTCACAAGCCTAATATAATTGCCTCGTTTCCTTTTCGTGACGACGGCATCGCCTATGAGGATGTGGTTCGGATTCTAATGGAGTCGGGGATCGGGTTGCCACCATATATTGAATGGGGACGCAGTCGTTCTGGGTGCTATTTCTGCTTTTATCAGCAGAAGATTGAGTGGGTCAGGTTGAAGCAAAAACATCCGGAATATTATGAAATGGCTAAAGCTTACGAAAAACCTAACCGTGTAAATGGAAATGTTTTCTTCTGGTGCAAAGAAGAGTCGCTTGAAGATCTGGAGCAACCGGAAAGGATGCAGCAGATCATCGAGAATTGGGAGAAGTCTCAGGAAAAACAGCGCCAACGCAGGAAGGATGTACCACTAGCTTCAATACTAGCAGGCATGGAATATGAACCACCCACCCGGGAAGGTTGCTTGATTTGCCAACTCTAA
- a CDS encoding sigma 54-interacting transcriptional regulator, with protein MIAATHRNLERMVSENQFREDLWFRLNIFPIIIPPLRQRKEDIPALARFFVAKKSRNLDIRLIPAIAPGALERLMKYNWQGNIRELENMVERELIRHKGGQLMFNSLPDYREESPTISDQNTPETYNALSLDELMSLHIRKILDKTNGKIHGSGGAAEILGIKSTTLRARMDKLGIKYRRERL; from the coding sequence GTGATAGCTGCCACTCATCGGAATTTGGAGAGAATGGTATCCGAAAATCAATTCCGTGAAGATCTATGGTTCAGGCTTAATATCTTTCCCATAATCATCCCTCCCCTTCGCCAACGAAAAGAAGACATCCCGGCGCTTGCCCGCTTTTTTGTCGCAAAGAAATCAAGGAATCTAGATATAAGACTCATTCCTGCTATTGCGCCGGGAGCACTTGAACGTTTAATGAAATACAACTGGCAGGGCAATATCAGAGAATTGGAGAATATGGTAGAAAGAGAGCTCATCCGGCATAAAGGGGGACAGCTAATGTTCAATTCATTGCCGGACTATAGAGAAGAATCACCAACCATTTCGGATCAAAATACGCCTGAAACATATAATGCGTTGAGTCTAGACGAATTGATGTCATTGCACATCAGGAAAATTCTGGATAAAACCAACGGGAAAATTCATGGTTCGGGAGGAGCGGCAGAAATACTAGGAATAAAATCTACGACTTTGCGAGCTCGAATGGATAAATTAGGGATCAAGTACAGACGCGAGAGATTGTAG
- a CDS encoding cysteine desulfurase family protein, with product MIYLDNNATTKPFPEVVDVMTQFMTSRFWNASSAYGQLDGLEEVVESAKAAIRTLIGAAPDDEVVFTSGATESNTWAVAEGARRASGCGWILTSAIEHPSVGEAFDSLQEQGVDVRLLQVTRDGVFDLDELEAIVDSNLRFASLMFAHNETGVIQPLREATSLIRERAPECLIHTDATQAIGKIPISFAEELGEVDLISFSGHKFHGPKGIGGLVICNGAQLKPLIRGGGQQNNLRSGTLNIPAIGGLSVAASKTSRLLKANQDTVVRTVRDYFEQRISCLFPKACILGSQAKRLPNTSFFGIPGSDADDLVHILAGEGMIVSTGSSCSANSIEPSRTALLMKYEYKEASTLLRFSASYENTIDEVDVLVNKLYELSSREHKLAL from the coding sequence GTGATCTATTTAGACAACAACGCAACTACTAAACCCTTTCCTGAAGTCGTGGATGTCATGACACAGTTCATGACGTCCCGTTTCTGGAATGCTTCATCTGCATACGGGCAGTTGGACGGACTGGAGGAGGTCGTTGAGTCTGCGAAGGCGGCGATCCGCACGTTGATCGGAGCGGCTCCTGATGATGAGGTAGTTTTCACATCGGGCGCCACTGAGTCCAACACCTGGGCAGTGGCTGAAGGAGCCCGGAGAGCCTCAGGCTGCGGATGGATTCTGACCTCGGCAATAGAGCATCCTTCCGTCGGAGAAGCTTTTGATAGTCTTCAGGAGCAGGGCGTGGATGTACGCTTGCTCCAGGTGACTAGAGATGGCGTTTTCGATCTGGATGAGCTTGAGGCAATAGTCGATTCGAATCTTCGCTTTGCTTCGCTGATGTTTGCTCACAACGAAACGGGGGTAATTCAACCACTGCGTGAGGCTACATCCCTGATTCGTGAACGAGCACCTGAATGTCTCATTCATACTGATGCTACGCAGGCAATTGGGAAGATCCCGATCTCTTTCGCAGAAGAGTTGGGTGAGGTGGACTTGATCTCTTTTTCAGGCCATAAATTTCATGGACCAAAAGGGATAGGTGGTTTGGTAATTTGTAATGGTGCACAGCTAAAGCCTTTGATTCGAGGGGGAGGACAACAGAATAATCTTCGCTCAGGCACTCTAAATATTCCCGCGATAGGTGGGTTATCTGTAGCGGCTTCAAAAACCTCAAGATTGCTCAAGGCCAATCAAGATACTGTAGTTCGAACAGTAAGGGATTATTTCGAGCAACGAATTTCGTGCTTATTCCCCAAAGCATGTATTCTCGGATCTCAAGCTAAAAGGCTCCCTAACACGAGTTTCTTTGGAATTCCTGGGTCTGACGCGGATGATTTGGTTCATATACTGGCAGGTGAAGGAATGATCGTCAGTACTGGATCTTCATGCTCTGCAAACAGTATTGAGCCATCAAGGACGGCTCTACTTATGAAGTATGAATACAAAGAGGCATCCACGTTGCTTCGTTTTTCAGCGTCTTACGAGAATACCATTGATGAAGTGGATGTACTTGTTAATAAACTTTATGAGTTATCAAGTAGGGAACATAAATTGGCCCTGTAG
- a CDS encoding helix-turn-helix domain-containing protein codes for MAEIEDRWLSVEEIGKYLGVSNDTIYRWIDKYGMPAHRMGRLWKFKRDEVDEWVKAGGAADLEFRQEQRKA; via the coding sequence ATGGCCGAGATAGAAGATCGCTGGTTATCGGTAGAGGAGATAGGTAAATATCTTGGTGTCAGCAATGACACAATTTACCGATGGATAGATAAGTACGGCATGCCCGCTCACCGTATGGGCCGACTCTGGAAGTTCAAAAGAGACGAAGTTGACGAGTGGGTGAAGGCTGGCGGTGCTGCAGATTTGGAATTTCGACAAGAACAGCGAAAAGCATAG